From Luteitalea sp., the proteins below share one genomic window:
- a CDS encoding methyltransferase domain-containing protein, producing the protein MTTARLPSPPHTSHRASRGLDACGSGLEQDADGVWTIAGVPTAGVSYPEAAADRLYEIEDRSFWFQHRNACILAALGRFPPEGPIFDIGGGNGVVAKAMQDHGLDVVLIEPGESAPRNARRRGVHVCVRARPEQLQVEPGVVGAVTLCDVLEHIDEHETFLDQIHRYLSPGGRLLLTVPAYGFLWSSEDVAAGHIRRYTLSGLSALLAHRGYTVEYGTYMFQALVIPIAMLRTLPSRLFGAPSERHRPTVTSSHVPRSRHMGLFVRAMLAREVRRIGAGRRLSWGASCLVVARKV; encoded by the coding sequence ATGACAACTGCTCGCCTGCCTTCGCCGCCACACACGAGCCACCGCGCGTCTCGCGGCCTCGACGCGTGCGGCAGCGGCTTGGAACAGGATGCGGACGGAGTCTGGACCATCGCTGGGGTCCCCACCGCAGGCGTGAGCTACCCGGAAGCCGCTGCCGATCGGTTGTACGAAATCGAGGACCGCTCCTTCTGGTTCCAGCATCGGAATGCGTGCATTCTCGCTGCTTTGGGTCGGTTTCCACCGGAGGGTCCCATCTTCGACATCGGCGGCGGAAATGGCGTTGTCGCGAAGGCCATGCAGGACCACGGGCTCGATGTGGTCCTGATCGAGCCGGGTGAGTCAGCACCCCGCAACGCCCGGCGACGCGGCGTACACGTGTGCGTGCGCGCGCGGCCCGAGCAACTACAGGTCGAGCCCGGCGTGGTTGGTGCGGTCACGCTCTGTGACGTCCTCGAGCATATCGACGAGCACGAGACGTTTCTCGACCAAATCCATCGTTACTTGTCGCCGGGCGGACGACTGCTGTTGACGGTGCCGGCATACGGGTTCCTGTGGTCCTCCGAAGACGTCGCGGCTGGGCACATCCGTCGATACACGCTCAGTGGCCTCTCAGCGCTGCTTGCACACCGGGGATACACAGTGGAATATGGCACCTATATGTTCCAGGCTCTGGTGATTCCGATAGCCATGCTGCGGACGCTCCCGAGTAGGCTCTTTGGCGCACCCAGCGAGCGGCATCGACCGACCGTGACCTCGAGCCACGTGCCACGCTCGCGCCACATGGGGCTGTTCGTACGCGCGATGCTGGCGCGCGAAGTGAGACGCATTGGGGCAGGTCGTCGCCTCTCGTGGGGAGCAAGCTGTCTTGTTGTGGCGCGCAAGGTTTAG
- a CDS encoding NAD-dependent epimerase/dehydratase family protein: MRALITGGAGFIGSHLSEALLDAGHDVFVLDDLSTGSITNIEHLKARREFHYTIDSVTNEPVLAELVDRADVVFHLAATVGVRKIVEEPVQTIENNVHGTEVVLQHANKKKKLVVLASTSEVYGKNDTVPFREDADLVMGPTFKHRWAYACSKAIDEFLALAYWKEKKLPIIIIRLFNTVGPRQTGQYGMVIPSFVRQALADRPITVFGDGNQTRSFTYVGDVIRAVLALVEHPRAVGDVFNIGNGQEISILDLARKVKTLSRSSSEIVTVPYEKAYEAGFEDMQRRVPDITKIRNLVGYEPRVDLDEILAKVIDYFQKR, translated from the coding sequence ATGCGCGCATTGATCACAGGAGGAGCGGGGTTCATCGGATCGCATCTGTCAGAAGCGTTGCTCGACGCGGGGCATGACGTCTTCGTCCTCGACGATTTGTCCACGGGCTCGATCACGAACATCGAGCACTTGAAGGCTCGACGTGAGTTTCACTACACGATCGACAGCGTGACGAACGAGCCGGTGCTCGCCGAGCTCGTGGATCGCGCCGATGTGGTCTTTCATCTGGCGGCGACCGTCGGCGTGAGGAAGATCGTCGAAGAGCCGGTTCAGACAATCGAGAACAACGTCCACGGCACCGAGGTCGTGCTGCAGCACGCGAACAAGAAGAAGAAGCTGGTCGTGTTGGCCTCGACGTCGGAGGTGTACGGGAAGAACGACACCGTGCCCTTTCGCGAGGATGCCGACCTCGTGATGGGCCCAACGTTCAAGCATCGGTGGGCCTACGCCTGCAGCAAGGCCATCGACGAGTTTCTCGCGCTCGCCTACTGGAAAGAGAAGAAGCTGCCCATCATCATCATTCGACTCTTCAACACGGTTGGGCCGCGCCAGACCGGCCAGTACGGCATGGTGATTCCCAGCTTCGTGCGACAGGCGCTGGCTGACAGGCCGATCACCGTTTTCGGCGATGGTAACCAGACGCGCAGCTTTACCTATGTAGGAGACGTGATCCGGGCGGTCCTGGCGCTCGTCGAGCATCCCCGTGCCGTCGGCGACGTGTTCAACATCGGGAACGGCCAGGAGATCTCGATTCTCGATCTCGCGCGGAAGGTCAAGACGCTGAGCCGCAGCAGCTCGGAGATCGTCACCGTTCCTTACGAGAAGGCGTACGAAGCCGGCTTCGAGGACATGCAGCGCCGAGTACCGGACATCACGAAGATTCGCAACCTCGTCGGATACGAGCCGCGCGTGGATCTCGACGAAATCCTCGCCAAGGTCATCGATTACTTCCAAAAGCGCTGA
- a CDS encoding oligosaccharide flippase family protein yields the protein MLEPEGAVLDFVQPIGSGFRVAHACGGDPSDGPDSVRILFQAAAARVEAARRAVARVWRRRQASSCHRFSARGLNLPSLSVGVNNLSTSRVWYGFERCPVARMARDYIASAISQAVGLTTAALSLVLVARWLGPEGRGQYALLTGGAQVLALLGLAGFRTGAIYMGSRGLVGFQTLCRAAEWISLLSGAFVMAAAVVAAAVFPRLVGGASWPACLAAFLTIPQLLAAHALGAVLLSQQRLVRFNVTLIVQQIVWLTGLVVVLSFWPSPAPALFAWMISHTLWVALIRRGLGLPLVPTFAHMPEAQAFKRVLSFGLQSAVGQVVQLLTYRISLFVISLHLDAHAVGIYSIATVVAEALWQVAASVANVNLPKVSATLDSSLLTRGVGISYRLAVTTIFLVAVGVALCAPWLVRWCFGSEYLEVVSPLRLLLPGTAMFSITLLLSSDLVARGYPRLSSAVALVTLVLSTTLYIVLVPRWGLLGAALAGTVAYTLSTVVMMIVHFRTTRIPTTRFLFLSPGDLRLLYTFLVRSIGLHRT from the coding sequence ATGCTGGAACCAGAAGGAGCGGTCCTCGATTTCGTACAACCGATCGGCAGCGGCTTCCGGGTAGCTCACGCCTGCGGTGGGGACCCCAGCGATGGTCCAGACTCCGTCCGCATCCTGTTCCAAGCCGCTGCCGCACGCGTCGAGGCCGCGAGACGCGCGGTGGCTCGTGTGTGGCGGCGAAGGCAGGCGAGCAGTTGTCATCGGTTCAGCGCACGCGGCCTTAACTTGCCATCCCTCTCCGTCGGCGTCAACAACCTCTCGACATCGCGAGTGTGGTACGGTTTCGAGCGCTGCCCGGTCGCACGCATGGCTCGAGACTACATCGCTTCGGCAATATCCCAAGCCGTCGGCCTCACCACCGCGGCGCTCTCGCTCGTGCTCGTGGCACGTTGGCTCGGCCCCGAGGGACGCGGACAGTACGCGTTGCTGACTGGTGGAGCTCAGGTTCTGGCGTTGCTCGGACTGGCGGGCTTTCGGACGGGCGCCATCTACATGGGCAGCCGGGGCCTCGTCGGGTTTCAGACCCTGTGCCGGGCCGCCGAGTGGATCTCACTGCTGAGCGGCGCCTTCGTGATGGCCGCCGCCGTGGTCGCCGCGGCTGTGTTTCCGCGACTCGTGGGCGGTGCCTCCTGGCCAGCGTGTCTCGCCGCCTTCCTCACCATCCCCCAATTGCTTGCCGCCCATGCGCTCGGCGCTGTGCTGCTGTCGCAGCAGCGTCTCGTCAGGTTCAACGTCACGTTAATCGTGCAGCAGATCGTGTGGCTCACCGGCCTCGTCGTCGTGCTCTCGTTCTGGCCGTCGCCAGCTCCAGCGTTGTTCGCCTGGATGATCTCCCACACCCTCTGGGTCGCGCTGATCCGGCGCGGCCTTGGCTTGCCGCTGGTACCCACTTTTGCACACATGCCCGAGGCGCAAGCGTTCAAGCGAGTGCTCTCGTTCGGGCTCCAGAGCGCAGTCGGCCAGGTGGTGCAGCTTCTCACGTATCGTATTAGTTTGTTCGTGATCAGCCTACACCTCGATGCGCATGCCGTGGGAATCTACTCGATTGCCACGGTTGTGGCAGAAGCGCTCTGGCAGGTTGCGGCGAGCGTGGCGAACGTGAATCTTCCCAAGGTCTCAGCCACCCTGGATTCCAGCCTGCTGACTCGCGGCGTCGGTATTTCGTACCGGCTGGCGGTGACGACAATCTTTCTCGTCGCCGTCGGCGTCGCGTTGTGCGCGCCATGGCTGGTCCGCTGGTGCTTCGGATCCGAGTATCTGGAAGTCGTGTCGCCGCTCCGCCTGCTCTTGCCGGGCACGGCGATGTTCTCGATCACCTTGCTCCTGTCCAGCGACCTCGTCGCGCGTGGGTACCCACGTCTGAGCAGCGCGGTCGCACTGGTAACCCTCGTGCTCTCGACAACCCTCTACATCGTGCTGGTACCGAGGTGGGGACTGCTGGGTGCAGCGCTCGCGGGGACGGTTGCCTACACGCTGTCAACCGTGGTGATGATGATCGTCCACTTCAGAACGACGCGCATTCCAACGACGCGATTCCTGTTCCTCTCGCCGGGCGACCTGCGACTCCTCTACACGTTCCTCGTGCGCTCCATCGGACTTCACCGGACCTAG
- the rffA gene encoding dTDP-4-amino-4,6-dideoxygalactose transaminase: MPPPRIPFNRASFEESEWTAMREAVAGGHISGNGTFTRRCEARLEQQLGAARVLLTTSGTHALEMAAFLLDLGPGDEVILPSFTFVSTANAFVLRGARPIFVDIRDDTLNLDETQLNEVISARTRAIVPVHYGGVGCEMDAIQALARLRGLAIVEDNAHGLFGRYKERALGSFGRFAALSFHETKNVTCGEGGALVVNDESQVNRAEIIREKGTNRAAFFRGDVEKYTWIDVGSSYVMSELLAACLLAQLDRHDASQARRRAVCERYAADLAGWARSNGIRLPFVPSTCSPAFHLFYLRFPNGDSRDRFLAFMWDRGVYCAFHYVPLHTAPMGQHFGGRQGALPVTERASRELVRLPLFASLTEDELELIIEAVLAFDEF; encoded by the coding sequence ATGCCACCACCGCGCATTCCGTTCAACCGTGCATCGTTCGAGGAGTCGGAGTGGACGGCGATGCGGGAGGCCGTCGCCGGCGGGCACATTTCCGGGAACGGCACGTTCACGCGGCGCTGTGAAGCCCGGCTCGAGCAGCAGCTTGGTGCGGCCAGAGTCCTTCTGACGACCTCTGGCACTCACGCCCTGGAGATGGCTGCCTTTTTGCTCGATCTTGGTCCAGGTGACGAGGTGATCTTGCCTTCCTTTACCTTCGTCTCCACCGCAAACGCGTTCGTGCTTCGCGGCGCACGGCCGATCTTCGTCGACATCCGCGACGACACGCTGAACCTGGACGAGACGCAGTTGAACGAGGTGATCTCAGCAAGGACCCGCGCCATCGTCCCCGTGCACTATGGTGGTGTCGGTTGCGAGATGGATGCGATCCAGGCTCTTGCACGATTGCGAGGGCTGGCGATCGTCGAAGACAACGCGCACGGCCTCTTCGGCCGATACAAGGAGCGCGCCCTTGGGAGCTTCGGGCGGTTCGCCGCGTTGAGCTTCCACGAGACGAAAAACGTCACGTGCGGTGAGGGAGGGGCGCTCGTGGTCAACGACGAGAGTCAGGTCAATCGTGCCGAGATCATTCGTGAGAAAGGGACGAACCGCGCAGCCTTCTTTCGTGGCGACGTCGAGAAGTACACCTGGATCGACGTTGGATCCAGCTACGTCATGAGTGAGCTGCTGGCGGCCTGCCTACTGGCGCAGCTCGATCGACATGACGCGAGCCAGGCCCGAAGGCGTGCCGTGTGTGAGCGCTACGCCGCGGATCTCGCGGGCTGGGCGCGCAGCAACGGCATTCGACTCCCTTTCGTGCCGTCGACCTGCTCGCCTGCGTTTCATCTGTTCTATCTGCGCTTTCCGAACGGCGACAGCCGAGATCGATTCCTGGCGTTCATGTGGGATCGGGGAGTCTATTGTGCGTTTCATTATGTGCCGCTGCACACCGCTCCTATGGGCCAGCACTTCGGCGGTCGGCAGGGAGCGCTTCCGGTGACCGAGCGGGCCAGCCGTGAGCTAGTCCGCCTGCCGCTCTTTGCTTCTCTGACCGAGGACGAGCTCGAGCTCATCATCGAGGCGGTGTTGGCTTTTGACGAATTCTAG
- a CDS encoding glycosyltransferase: MQGDVAVSVVVPVFGDGRALQELVNRTMATLERRGEPWEIILVNDGSPAPTWHCVREIGRHDPRIVGINLSRNFGQHNALLAGIRLARGEAIVTLDDDLQQPPEEIPRLLEALDSHDLVYGRPREATHGIWRDLATLLVKLALRAALGAAVSRDVSAFRAFRGRIARAFADVRGPYVNVDVWLNWVTDNVAARDVVFEQRKYGKSQYSVAGLARHAVNMLTGFSVWPLRLASLIGFACTTVGLVLLCYVLGRYAWQGSSVPGFPFLASMIAIFSGAQLFALGVMGEYLARMYFRIMERPAYVIDAVADQRRDSD, from the coding sequence ATGCAGGGAGACGTCGCGGTATCAGTCGTCGTTCCAGTGTTCGGGGATGGACGCGCGCTCCAAGAGCTCGTGAACCGGACCATGGCCACCCTGGAGCGCAGGGGCGAGCCGTGGGAGATCATCCTTGTCAACGATGGCAGCCCAGCGCCGACGTGGCACTGTGTCCGTGAGATCGGACGCCATGATCCTCGCATCGTCGGGATCAACCTCTCCAGGAACTTCGGACAGCACAACGCCCTCCTGGCGGGAATTCGGCTCGCGCGGGGTGAAGCTATCGTGACGCTCGATGATGACCTGCAGCAGCCGCCGGAGGAAATTCCGAGATTGTTGGAGGCGCTCGATTCGCACGATCTCGTGTACGGCCGGCCGCGCGAGGCAACGCACGGGATCTGGCGCGATTTGGCGACGCTGCTCGTCAAGCTGGCGTTGCGCGCTGCGCTCGGCGCCGCGGTATCCCGCGACGTCAGCGCGTTTCGCGCCTTTCGCGGGCGTATCGCCCGCGCGTTTGCCGATGTGCGCGGGCCGTACGTCAACGTGGACGTCTGGCTCAACTGGGTCACCGACAACGTGGCAGCGCGTGACGTCGTCTTCGAGCAGCGAAAGTACGGCAAGTCACAGTACAGCGTCGCCGGGCTGGCGCGGCACGCGGTGAACATGCTGACGGGATTCAGCGTGTGGCCGCTGCGGCTGGCCAGCCTCATCGGTTTCGCCTGCACGACCGTGGGGCTGGTGCTGCTGTGTTACGTGCTGGGGCGGTACGCATGGCAGGGGAGCTCGGTGCCAGGATTCCCCTTTCTCGCGTCGATGATTGCGATCTTCTCCGGCGCGCAACTCTTCGCGCTGGGAGTGATGGGCGAGTACCTGGCGCGCATGTATTTCCGCATCATGGAGCGACCGGCCTATGTAATCGACGCGGTGGCGGACCAGCGTCGCGACAGCGATTGA
- a CDS encoding glycosyltransferase: MRVVHLITGLQIGGAERALCRIVPRLAPRVDSHVISMLGHGPLADELTRAGVPVVCLDMRPGRPTASALWRCTRELRRLRPDLLQTWMYHADLLGLVSGIAARVPRIVWNIRASDMDLTPYGHVSSLTRRLCTWTSAIPAAVVVNSRAGRQAHRKLGYRAREWVLIPNGVDPEEFRPRATDRAAIRKELGCAETTVVIGLVARFDPVKGHDTFLRAAAQLTETGDDVHFVLIGEGATRDNPSFAALLAREAPGVRLTCFGSRNDVSRLLTGVDIATCSSVSEGFPNVVVENMASGVPCVVADVGDAAAIVGSTGLVVPAAAPDRLADAWRRLIALGPADRQALGQAARARVLEQFTLEKIVGQYEMLYTRLVGEARKKDDG; this comes from the coding sequence ATGAGGGTGGTTCACCTCATCACCGGGCTCCAGATCGGCGGCGCCGAGCGAGCGCTCTGCCGGATCGTCCCACGACTGGCCCCGCGGGTCGATTCCCACGTGATCTCGATGCTCGGTCATGGTCCGCTCGCCGACGAACTGACGCGCGCCGGCGTCCCAGTCGTGTGTCTCGACATGCGGCCCGGACGCCCCACCGCCTCGGCCCTGTGGAGGTGCACTCGCGAGCTTCGACGGTTGAGACCAGACCTATTGCAGACGTGGATGTATCACGCCGACTTGCTCGGCCTCGTGTCTGGAATCGCTGCCCGCGTACCCCGGATCGTGTGGAACATTCGTGCGTCGGACATGGACTTGACACCTTACGGGCACGTTTCGTCGCTCACGCGCCGGCTCTGCACCTGGACGTCCGCCATCCCGGCTGCCGTCGTCGTGAACTCGCGCGCTGGTCGTCAGGCCCACCGCAAACTGGGTTATCGGGCCCGCGAATGGGTCTTGATTCCCAACGGCGTCGATCCCGAGGAGTTCCGACCACGAGCCACCGATCGCGCCGCGATCCGGAAGGAACTGGGGTGCGCTGAGACGACCGTTGTCATCGGCCTTGTCGCGCGCTTCGATCCGGTAAAGGGCCACGATACGTTTCTCCGCGCGGCGGCGCAGCTGACCGAGACAGGTGACGATGTGCACTTCGTGCTGATTGGCGAGGGCGCGACACGAGACAATCCGTCATTTGCCGCGCTGCTGGCCCGGGAAGCGCCAGGGGTGCGTCTGACATGCTTTGGTTCGCGAAACGACGTGAGCCGCCTCTTGACGGGTGTGGACATCGCCACCTGTTCGTCCGTTAGCGAAGGCTTCCCCAATGTCGTGGTCGAGAACATGGCGAGTGGCGTGCCTTGTGTCGTGGCAGACGTGGGTGATGCAGCGGCGATCGTGGGCTCGACTGGGCTGGTGGTGCCCGCTGCCGCGCCGGACCGGCTCGCCGACGCCTGGCGCCGGTTGATCGCGCTCGGCCCGGCCGACCGGCAAGCGTTGGGTCAGGCGGCGAGAGCCCGCGTGCTTGAGCAGTTCACCCTAGAGAAAATCGTCGGCCAGTATGAGATGCTATACACACGCTTAGTAGGGGAGGCCCGCAAGAAGGACGATGGGTAA
- a CDS encoding glycosyltransferase: MLKVSAFTGGPDVPSARFRVRQYVAALRRHDIHVTERFTRLGRYPPARRWPRPFWAIGSMASRIPAVLASHGSDVTLLQRELLSTFVTLEPFTKSPRLLDVDDAIWLNRRGRYVRRLAAMCDGVVCGNDYLAEHFRQWNSHIDILPTAVDTDVFAPAGAPAKHPGRIGWVGVSANLPNLDLCAPALESVLKRHAGAELWIVCDRPPTSTSLRHVPLRFVPWSPQTELEVVQSLTAGIMPLHDSQWARGKCSFKMLLYMACSVPVVVSPVGMNAQVLNRGSVGFGAQSVRDWEAALDLLVTDHTAATEMGEEGRRVVDREFSVRALTPRLAGILKRAGGMPSEP, translated from the coding sequence ATGCTTAAGGTCTCGGCATTCACGGGCGGACCCGACGTGCCTTCGGCGCGGTTTCGGGTGCGTCAATATGTTGCCGCCTTGCGGCGACACGACATCCATGTCACCGAGCGATTCACGCGGCTCGGTCGATATCCTCCCGCTCGCCGCTGGCCACGGCCGTTCTGGGCGATTGGATCGATGGCCAGCCGTATTCCGGCAGTCCTCGCGTCTCACGGAAGTGACGTCACGCTGCTTCAGCGGGAGCTGCTGTCGACGTTCGTCACGTTGGAGCCGTTCACGAAGTCGCCGCGTCTCCTCGATGTCGACGATGCCATTTGGCTCAATCGCCGCGGCCGCTACGTTCGTCGGCTGGCCGCCATGTGTGATGGAGTGGTCTGCGGGAACGACTATCTGGCGGAGCACTTCAGGCAATGGAATTCTCACATCGACATTCTTCCAACCGCCGTAGATACCGATGTGTTCGCGCCAGCAGGGGCACCTGCAAAGCACCCAGGGCGGATTGGCTGGGTGGGCGTGAGCGCCAATCTCCCGAACCTCGATCTGTGCGCCCCCGCCCTGGAATCGGTGCTGAAGCGTCATGCTGGCGCCGAGCTCTGGATCGTGTGCGATCGGCCGCCGACGTCAACCTCTCTCCGGCACGTGCCTCTGCGGTTCGTGCCGTGGTCGCCGCAGACGGAGCTCGAGGTCGTGCAATCGTTGACGGCCGGGATCATGCCCTTGCACGATTCGCAGTGGGCGCGGGGGAAATGCAGCTTCAAGATGCTCCTGTACATGGCCTGTAGCGTGCCGGTCGTCGTGTCGCCCGTCGGCATGAACGCGCAGGTGCTCAACCGCGGCTCCGTAGGTTTCGGTGCGCAGTCGGTTCGCGACTGGGAAGCGGCGCTCGACTTGCTCGTGACCGACCACACGGCCGCGACCGAGATGGGTGAAGAGGGTCGGCGCGTGGTGGACCGAGAGTTCAGCGTGCGCGCGTTGACGCCACGCCTGGCCGGAATCTTGAAGCGCGCGGGAGGGATGCCGTCAGAGCCATGA